One Cucumis sativus cultivar 9930 chromosome 1, Cucumber_9930_V3, whole genome shotgun sequence DNA segment encodes these proteins:
- the LOC101221837 gene encoding RNA pseudouridine synthase 7 isoform X2, with protein MRSKRKREEESMRMGMGMGGIVWQTPDNPPQRSDYIFHNGRRHVRPYYFEFIAHVKNRWAGKTIVDLFAEEFKGRPYEYYVDAVECGRIQVDGEMVPVSYIVKSSQKISHFLHRHEPPVMAWGVKVLKEEEEVLTVCKPASVPVHPCGQYRKNTVVGILEAEHGLAPLFPIHRLDRLVSGLLILARNASKADLFRQQIESGLVKKQYIARVVGVFPEEEQVVDANINYNPREGRSTAEMVDSSTDTRTKGKAAQTKFTRISSDGVHSIVSCEPITGRTHQIRVHLQYTGYPIANDALYLTKEASGRSVQKTTADRAAAISFCSPARDVQEDCANACKENWSEDFGIDPMCTNCPNLAPKGYEGEEEGLWLHCVQYSGPGWIYECPYPEWASLE; from the exons ATGAGGAGCAAAAGGAAGAGGGAAGAAGAGAGCATGCGCATGGGAATGGGAATGGGAGGGATCGTATGGCAAACCCCTGACAACCCTCCACAACGAAGcgattatatatttcataatg GGAGGCGCCACGTTAGACCTTACTACTTCGAGTTCATAGCTCAT GTAAAGAATCGATGGGCTGGCAAAACTATTGTTGACTTGTTTGCTGAAGAGTTCAAAGGTCGACCTTACGAGTACTAT GTTGATGCTGTCGAATGTGGTCGCATACAAGTCGATGGGGAGATGGTTCCTGTTTCATATATAGTTAAATCATCTCAAAAGATAAGCCATTTCCTACATAG GCATGAACCTCCGGTAATGGCTTGGGGCGTGAAAGTtctcaaagaagaagaagaagtgcTCACTGTTTGCAAGCCTGCATCTGTTCCA GTTCATCCATGTGGTCAATATAGGAAAAACACAGTTGTCGGTATACTCGAGGCAGAGCATGGTTTGGCACCTCTATTTC CTATTCATCGACTGGATCGCCTTGTCTCAGGACTTCTTATCCTTGCTAGAAATGCATCCAAAGCTGACCTTTTCAGACAACAG ATTGAGTCTGGGCTGGTGAAGAAGCAGTATATTGCAAGGGTAGTGGGTGTGTTTCCAGAAGAAGAG CAAGTGGTTGATGCTAATATTAACTACAATCCTCGAGAGGGAAGGAGCACAGCGGAG ATGGTTGATTCTTCCACTGATACTCGAACCAAGGGGAAGGCCGCCCAAACAAAGTTCACTCGTATCAGTTCCGATGGAGTCCACAGCATTGTTTCATGCGAACCAATTACCGGCCGAACTCATCAA ATCCGTGTGCACTTGCAATATACAGGGTATCCTATAGCCAATGATGCACTGTACCTTACAAAAGAAGCTTCTGGTCGTTCCGTGCAAAAAACAACTGCAGATAGAGCTGCAGCAATATCATTCTGTTCTCCTGCACGTGATGTTCAAGAAGATTGTGCTAATGCATGCAAAGAAAACTGGAGCGAAGATTTTGGTATTGATCCAATGTGTACAAACTGTCCAAATTTGGCTCCAAAGGG GtatgaaggagaagaagagggTCTGTGGCTGCATTGTGTTCAGTACTCTGGACCAGGATGGATCTACGAATGCCCATATCCAGAATGGGCTTCACTTGAATAG
- the LOC101221837 gene encoding RNA pseudouridine synthase 7 isoform X1, translating to MRSKRKREEESMRMGMGMGGIVWQTPDNPPQRSDYIFHNGRRHVRPYYFEFIAHVKNRWAGKTIVDLFAEEFKGRPYEYYVDAVECGRIQVDGEMVPVSYIVKSSQKISHFLHRHEPPVMAWGVKVLKEEEEVLTVCKPASVPVHPCGQYRKNTVVGILEAEHGLAPLFPIHRLDRLVSGLLILARNASKADLFRQQIESGLVKKQYIARVVGVFPEEEQVVDANINYNPREGRSTAEQMVDSSTDTRTKGKAAQTKFTRISSDGVHSIVSCEPITGRTHQIRVHLQYTGYPIANDALYLTKEASGRSVQKTTADRAAAISFCSPARDVQEDCANACKENWSEDFGIDPMCTNCPNLAPKGYEGEEEGLWLHCVQYSGPGWIYECPYPEWASLE from the exons ATGAGGAGCAAAAGGAAGAGGGAAGAAGAGAGCATGCGCATGGGAATGGGAATGGGAGGGATCGTATGGCAAACCCCTGACAACCCTCCACAACGAAGcgattatatatttcataatg GGAGGCGCCACGTTAGACCTTACTACTTCGAGTTCATAGCTCAT GTAAAGAATCGATGGGCTGGCAAAACTATTGTTGACTTGTTTGCTGAAGAGTTCAAAGGTCGACCTTACGAGTACTAT GTTGATGCTGTCGAATGTGGTCGCATACAAGTCGATGGGGAGATGGTTCCTGTTTCATATATAGTTAAATCATCTCAAAAGATAAGCCATTTCCTACATAG GCATGAACCTCCGGTAATGGCTTGGGGCGTGAAAGTtctcaaagaagaagaagaagtgcTCACTGTTTGCAAGCCTGCATCTGTTCCA GTTCATCCATGTGGTCAATATAGGAAAAACACAGTTGTCGGTATACTCGAGGCAGAGCATGGTTTGGCACCTCTATTTC CTATTCATCGACTGGATCGCCTTGTCTCAGGACTTCTTATCCTTGCTAGAAATGCATCCAAAGCTGACCTTTTCAGACAACAG ATTGAGTCTGGGCTGGTGAAGAAGCAGTATATTGCAAGGGTAGTGGGTGTGTTTCCAGAAGAAGAG CAAGTGGTTGATGCTAATATTAACTACAATCCTCGAGAGGGAAGGAGCACAGCGGAG CAGATGGTTGATTCTTCCACTGATACTCGAACCAAGGGGAAGGCCGCCCAAACAAAGTTCACTCGTATCAGTTCCGATGGAGTCCACAGCATTGTTTCATGCGAACCAATTACCGGCCGAACTCATCAA ATCCGTGTGCACTTGCAATATACAGGGTATCCTATAGCCAATGATGCACTGTACCTTACAAAAGAAGCTTCTGGTCGTTCCGTGCAAAAAACAACTGCAGATAGAGCTGCAGCAATATCATTCTGTTCTCCTGCACGTGATGTTCAAGAAGATTGTGCTAATGCATGCAAAGAAAACTGGAGCGAAGATTTTGGTATTGATCCAATGTGTACAAACTGTCCAAATTTGGCTCCAAAGGG GtatgaaggagaagaagagggTCTGTGGCTGCATTGTGTTCAGTACTCTGGACCAGGATGGATCTACGAATGCCCATATCCAGAATGGGCTTCACTTGAATAG